From Veillonella dispar, one genomic window encodes:
- a CDS encoding DUF5693 family protein, with translation MNHRNTQKSKYSWILILCIIVGLVSSLYLVFERHQIEKSQNHIENIVDYDAVLRANAFEKRSQQEAFDALRNAGVTAFAIYDRTLEKAKDAGQVKVLSSEEMDAVRVNGASVKHGATYVALISGKEGYYKEIREDLYHRIGKDKVKELNTSIGPVLELYGATADSYLKMNLGISKLQAQEVANRGFNVIVRPTNYRNVTSDDLQYVFKRLEGIPHVTGMIFAGKEALGAPNLTDETLELLHKNHIPLVGIEAVNQLQYEPQQGFLEMAAKDNYSVGRVYTIAKDELKKITPEEAAQRFYISDIERNIRFNLFPMYETGVNNETVLQTTINYIGMTTEKLSTKGYEFGPADIYPPYTPNPLLVVITMIGAIALFVYVAQMLVPMRKHTQLVAFFGISLVSVVLFIITSGTLITQIWALSSAIMAPVGAMIRLMEEWRRYDGARPLGAIKSTVLAVLYLVIAALFAAIGGMYIASLLGNTKFFMEFAIFRGVKLTFVLPIVLVIIAYLQRFPLWKGRMINSKEEAKKFVVEFLTMDVKFYVFFVMAALGGVAWVFVGRSGHTAGVPVPGFELMLRRFLENTLYARPREKEFIIGHPALMLATFAFLRKWPTVIHFLLTIAGVIGIASMVETFCHIRTPVFMSIMRGYDGLLIGALLGLLLIIAVRFMMYVTQWFQAREVDHE, from the coding sequence GTGAATCATCGGAATACACAAAAAAGTAAGTACTCTTGGATTCTAATACTCTGTATTATAGTGGGACTTGTATCCTCTTTATATTTGGTATTTGAACGCCATCAGATTGAAAAATCTCAAAATCATATTGAAAATATCGTAGATTATGATGCTGTTCTAAGAGCTAATGCCTTTGAAAAGCGCAGTCAACAAGAGGCTTTTGATGCACTTCGTAATGCAGGTGTAACAGCATTCGCCATTTATGATCGTACCTTAGAAAAAGCTAAGGATGCTGGTCAAGTTAAGGTGTTAAGCTCCGAAGAGATGGATGCAGTCCGTGTTAATGGGGCATCCGTTAAACATGGTGCAACCTATGTAGCATTAATTTCTGGTAAAGAAGGTTACTATAAAGAAATTCGTGAAGACTTATATCATCGTATTGGTAAAGATAAAGTTAAAGAGCTTAATACTAGTATTGGTCCGGTCCTTGAATTATATGGTGCTACCGCTGATAGCTATCTAAAAATGAATCTTGGTATTTCCAAGCTACAAGCTCAAGAAGTTGCTAATCGTGGATTTAATGTTATAGTTCGTCCTACAAACTACAGAAATGTAACATCAGATGACCTCCAATATGTGTTTAAGCGTCTTGAAGGAATTCCACATGTAACAGGCATGATCTTTGCTGGTAAAGAGGCCCTAGGAGCTCCTAATTTAACGGATGAAACATTAGAACTATTACATAAGAATCATATTCCTCTAGTTGGTATTGAAGCCGTTAACCAACTTCAATATGAGCCACAACAAGGTTTCTTGGAAATGGCTGCTAAAGATAATTATAGTGTGGGCCGTGTATATACAATTGCTAAGGATGAATTAAAGAAAATCACTCCAGAAGAAGCAGCTCAACGATTCTATATTAGTGATATTGAACGTAATATTCGTTTTAACTTATTCCCTATGTATGAAACAGGTGTAAACAATGAAACAGTATTACAAACAACTATTAACTATATTGGGATGACCACTGAAAAATTATCTACTAAAGGTTATGAATTCGGTCCTGCTGATATTTATCCTCCTTATACGCCAAATCCTTTATTAGTAGTCATCACAATGATTGGTGCTATTGCGCTATTCGTTTATGTTGCTCAAATGTTAGTTCCAATGCGTAAACATACACAATTGGTAGCATTCTTTGGCATTTCCCTTGTATCTGTAGTATTATTCATCATTACAAGTGGTACATTGATTACTCAAATCTGGGCTTTATCTAGTGCTATTATGGCTCCTGTAGGTGCCATGATTCGCTTGATGGAGGAATGGCGTCGTTATGATGGAGCTCGTCCATTAGGTGCTATTAAATCTACCGTATTAGCAGTGCTTTATCTCGTAATTGCTGCATTATTTGCGGCTATTGGCGGTATGTATATTGCATCGTTATTAGGAAATACGAAATTCTTTATGGAATTTGCTATCTTTAGAGGTGTTAAGTTAACATTTGTACTTCCAATTGTATTGGTGATCATCGCGTACTTACAACGTTTCCCTTTGTGGAAAGGTCGTATGATTAACTCTAAAGAAGAAGCAAAGAAATTTGTAGTTGAATTCTTAACAATGGATGTTAAATTTTACGTATTCTTTGTAATGGCTGCTCTTGGTGGCGTGGCATGGGTATTTGTTGGCCGCAGTGGTCATACAGCAGGTGTTCCTGTACCAGGATTTGAACTTATGCTTCGTCGTTTCCTTGAAAATACATTGTATGCAAGACCTAGAGAAAAAGAGTTCATTATTGGTCACCCAGCATTAATGTTGGCTACGTTTGCATTCTTACGTAAATGGCCTACAGTAATCCATTTCTTATTAACTATTGCAGGTGTTATCGGCATAGCTTCAATGGTTGAAACATTCTGTCATATTAGAACTCCTGTATTCATGTCTATTATGCGTGGATATGATGGTTTATTAATTGGTGCTCTCTTAGGTTTGCTTCTTATCATTGCTGTACGTTTCATGATGTACGTAACACAATGGTTCCAAGCGCGGGAGGTTGACCATGAGTAA
- a CDS encoding S41 family peptidase encodes MKFDTRTVLWSLLKYIGSGIVIMWLTFWYLSGSFWGLPRLFVAYYAASQVFMTPMSKATLYDGMLKGLIGSLGEPHSIYLDADEFKSMKMQTSGTYAGVGMVLGHDDKGLYAVSIMEDQPAFKAGIKPGDHIIAIDGQSTSDITVEDASSRIRGEAGTIVALDIERNGEKLHFDITRESIVLPTVKSKMLTSTVGYIRISQFAENTADDFETQFKELQSQGMKELILDLRDNPGGLLSTTEKISNYIMPPGTLVTVQNRAGKKEVYKSNGPEVAMPLVVLVNKGSASASEIIAGAIQDRKLGTILGTNTYGKGTVQTIYPSLDNEGVKVTIAKYHTPNDRVIDGIGIKPDVELDLPKGVNPSSTLDDIQIKKALELLQQ; translated from the coding sequence ATGAAATTTGATACACGTACGGTGTTATGGAGTCTATTGAAATATATAGGCTCCGGCATCGTTATTATGTGGCTTACGTTTTGGTACTTATCTGGTTCATTCTGGGGATTACCAAGACTATTTGTAGCCTACTATGCTGCGAGTCAAGTCTTTATGACACCGATGTCTAAAGCTACCCTTTATGATGGTATGCTTAAAGGCTTAATTGGCTCTTTGGGAGAGCCCCATAGTATTTATTTAGATGCTGACGAATTTAAGTCCATGAAAATGCAAACATCTGGCACTTATGCAGGTGTAGGCATGGTTCTTGGTCATGATGATAAAGGTTTATATGCAGTTAGTATTATGGAAGATCAACCAGCTTTCAAAGCGGGCATAAAACCTGGTGATCATATTATTGCTATCGATGGTCAATCTACAAGTGATATTACTGTAGAAGATGCATCCTCTCGAATTCGCGGCGAGGCTGGTACTATTGTCGCCCTTGATATAGAGCGTAATGGTGAAAAATTACACTTTGATATTACCCGTGAATCTATTGTGTTACCTACTGTTAAAAGCAAAATGCTCACAAGTACAGTTGGATATATTCGGATTAGTCAATTTGCAGAAAATACAGCTGATGATTTCGAAACACAATTTAAAGAATTACAATCTCAAGGTATGAAGGAACTAATTTTAGACCTTCGAGATAATCCTGGTGGGTTATTATCTACTACAGAAAAGATTTCTAACTATATTATGCCTCCAGGAACATTAGTAACCGTACAAAATAGAGCTGGGAAAAAAGAGGTTTATAAGTCTAATGGTCCAGAAGTAGCTATGCCATTAGTCGTTCTTGTTAACAAAGGGTCTGCTAGTGCATCTGAAATTATAGCTGGTGCTATTCAAGATCGTAAACTAGGTACTATTTTAGGTACTAATACATATGGTAAGGGTACAGTTCAAACTATTTACCCTAGCCTCGATAATGAAGGTGTTAAGGTAACTATTGCCAAATACCATACACCAAATGACCGTGTTATTGACGGCATTGGTATTAAACCTGATGTAGAACTGGATTTACCAAAAGGTGTAAATCCATCTAGTACATTAGATGATATTCAAATTAAAAAAGCATTAGAGTTATTACAGCAATAA
- the ftsE gene encoding cell division ATP-binding protein FtsE yields MIEFKNVSKVYDNGSVALDDVCLTINEGEFVLICGHSGAGKSTLFKLLTHEVVPDSGTVIVDDFDVTRMKRSKIPKLRRKLGVVFQDFRLLPNKTVSENIAFALEVIEEKPKVIKEKVSHVLELVGLTDKANDLPEDLSGGEQQRVAIARAIVNRPSVLIADEPTGNLDPDTSKGIVDLFKHINNFGTTVIMVTHNMDLVSYLNKRVIRLKDGRVQSDNMRGAEINEA; encoded by the coding sequence ATGATTGAATTTAAGAATGTTAGTAAAGTCTATGATAATGGTTCTGTTGCATTAGACGATGTGTGTTTAACTATAAATGAGGGCGAATTTGTCCTCATTTGTGGTCACAGCGGTGCAGGGAAATCAACTCTATTTAAATTGTTAACTCATGAAGTAGTACCCGATTCTGGTACTGTCATTGTTGATGATTTTGATGTTACGCGTATGAAGCGTAGTAAAATTCCAAAATTACGTAGAAAACTTGGTGTTGTATTCCAAGATTTCCGTTTATTACCAAACAAAACGGTATCAGAAAATATTGCCTTTGCTCTTGAAGTAATTGAAGAAAAACCAAAGGTAATTAAGGAAAAGGTAAGTCATGTACTAGAGCTTGTTGGGTTAACTGACAAGGCAAATGATTTACCAGAGGATTTATCTGGTGGTGAACAACAACGTGTTGCTATTGCCCGCGCCATTGTAAATCGACCTTCTGTGCTCATTGCTGATGAACCGACTGGTAATCTAGATCCTGATACAAGTAAAGGTATTGTAGATTTGTTTAAGCATATCAATAATTTTGGCACAACTGTTATTATGGTTACCCATAATATGGATCTTGTTTCGTATTTAAATAAACGTGTTATTCGTCTTAAAGATGGTCGCGTTCAAAGTGATAATATGAGAGGTGCAGAAATTAATGAAGCCTAG
- a CDS encoding transketolase codes for MATLTQDVKQIVQEKAKAIRVSIVQSVTAAKSGHPGGSLSIADVMALLYYVEMNVDPANPKAPNRDRFVLSKGHAAPALYATLAEKGYFPKEELLNLRKIDHMLQGHPDMKHTPGVDMSTGSLGQGISAACGMALAGKIDNADYRVYSILGDGELEEGQVWEAAMFAGHYKLNNLTAFVDFNGLQIDGDITKVLSPLPIPEKFKAFNWNVIEVNGHDLDELHNAIESAKAFTEGPTCIVMHTVKGKGVAEMEGQAGWHGKAPSAEQGETFVNEIMGVQ; via the coding sequence ATGGCTACATTAACACAAGATGTTAAACAAATAGTTCAAGAGAAGGCAAAAGCTATTCGCGTTAGTATTGTTCAGTCTGTAACGGCAGCAAAATCTGGTCACCCAGGTGGTTCTTTATCTATCGCTGATGTGATGGCCTTGTTGTACTATGTAGAAATGAATGTAGATCCAGCAAATCCAAAAGCTCCAAATAGAGATCGTTTTGTCCTTTCTAAAGGTCATGCAGCTCCTGCTTTATATGCTACATTGGCTGAAAAAGGTTATTTCCCTAAAGAAGAACTTTTGAATTTACGTAAAATTGACCATATGTTACAAGGCCATCCTGATATGAAACATACTCCTGGCGTAGATATGTCTACAGGTTCCTTAGGCCAAGGCATTTCTGCCGCATGTGGTATGGCATTGGCAGGCAAAATTGACAATGCTGATTATCGCGTTTACTCCATTTTAGGTGATGGCGAGCTTGAAGAAGGTCAAGTATGGGAAGCAGCAATGTTTGCTGGTCATTATAAACTCAATAATTTGACTGCTTTTGTTGATTTTAATGGCCTTCAAATTGATGGTGATATTACTAAAGTACTTTCTCCATTGCCAATTCCTGAGAAATTTAAAGCTTTCAATTGGAATGTTATTGAAGTCAATGGTCATGATCTTGATGAACTTCATAATGCTATTGAATCTGCTAAAGCTTTCACAGAAGGTCCAACTTGTATCGTAATGCATACTGTAAAAGGTAAGGGCGTAGCTGAAATGGAAGGCCAAGCAGGTTGGCATGGTAAAGCACCTAGTGCAGAGCAAGGTGAAACCTTTGTTAATGAAATTATGGGGGTACAATAA
- the csaB gene encoding polysaccharide pyruvyl transferase CsaB, with protein sequence MSNIVISGYYGFGNAGDEAMLCAIIDAIRKEEADAHITVISGNPTETSKKHNIHAVGTFSAFGILKAIANSDLVISGGGSLLQDATSIRNTYYYLSIMALAKMMGKKVMLYSQGIGPLNRPSTRRAVSFILRFVDTITVRDSISKSELESLGIEDVEVTADAVLAMQPANLSIGKRILEGYTSKLPKSIENPKRIGVAVRSWKDDTEYRESLANVLSRLQEQDEVEIIFIPMSHPEDTKEAKIIANYMPKGAIVLEGPFSTEEQVSLSGNVDLMIGIRLHALVFSSLMGKPVIGISYDPKITSFLHMIGQEPIGTMTHLREEALYQRCHKLLNSREEYQSSYDRIEALRLNSQRNAEIAISLLKDY encoded by the coding sequence ATGAGTAATATTGTTATCTCTGGCTACTATGGTTTTGGTAATGCTGGCGATGAAGCAATGCTTTGTGCCATTATCGATGCCATTCGCAAAGAGGAAGCAGATGCGCATATTACGGTTATTTCTGGTAATCCTACAGAGACAAGCAAAAAACATAACATTCATGCAGTGGGGACATTTTCTGCATTTGGTATTTTAAAGGCAATTGCCAATTCTGATTTAGTGATCAGTGGTGGAGGCAGTCTTTTACAAGATGCTACAAGTATTCGTAATACATATTACTATTTAAGTATTATGGCTTTAGCTAAAATGATGGGAAAAAAGGTAATGCTTTACTCTCAAGGTATTGGGCCTTTAAATCGTCCCTCTACACGAAGAGCTGTTAGCTTTATATTGCGATTTGTGGATACCATTACAGTTCGTGATTCTATTTCAAAATCTGAATTAGAGTCCTTAGGAATTGAAGATGTAGAGGTTACAGCTGATGCTGTTTTGGCTATGCAACCGGCAAATTTGTCTATTGGTAAACGTATTTTAGAAGGCTATACATCTAAACTACCTAAATCTATAGAGAATCCAAAACGAATTGGTGTTGCTGTTCGTAGTTGGAAAGATGATACAGAATATCGTGAATCATTAGCCAATGTGTTAAGCCGATTACAAGAGCAAGATGAGGTAGAAATTATTTTTATTCCTATGTCTCATCCAGAGGATACAAAAGAAGCTAAAATTATCGCTAATTATATGCCGAAGGGGGCTATTGTTCTTGAAGGCCCATTCTCTACAGAGGAACAAGTATCCTTATCGGGGAATGTGGACCTAATGATTGGTATACGTCTTCATGCTCTAGTATTTAGCTCTTTAATGGGGAAACCTGTTATCGGTATTTCCTACGATCCTAAAATTACAAGCTTCTTACATATGATTGGTCAGGAACCAATAGGAACAATGACACATCTTAGAGAAGAGGCGCTATATCAGCGATGTCATAAGCTCTTAAATTCCAGAGAAGAGTATCAATCCTCTTATGATCGTATTGAAGCATTGCGTTTAAACTCTCAACGCAATGCAGAAATCGCTATTTCATTACTTAAAGATTATTAA
- the ftsX gene encoding permease-like cell division protein FtsX: MKPRTLKYFFKEALKSMKRNGLMTLASISTVALSLFMLGVFLCGVINLNNMASSLENQVQLSIYLKDGLTTDQIMAVGKQIKAIPNLKHLEFVNKEQAMKEFKARLGDQQQLVNALGDVNPLPNSYVLTFDNPSDVKATAKLATTFQGVESTHYGQDIVEELFRITQVIRIGGIVLIAFLAAATLFIISNTIRLTVFARRKEIAIMKYVGATNGFIRWPFLIEGMLLGLVGAVIAVLCVGEFYHFITMEVSESLAFFPLVPMFPFFYDVAIYILGGGIIVGAIGSTISLKQYMKV, translated from the coding sequence ATGAAGCCTAGAACATTGAAATACTTTTTTAAAGAAGCCCTCAAATCTATGAAGCGTAACGGTCTTATGACGTTAGCATCTATTTCTACAGTGGCTTTATCTCTATTTATGCTCGGTGTATTCCTTTGCGGTGTTATCAATTTGAATAATATGGCATCTAGTTTAGAAAACCAAGTTCAATTGAGCATTTATTTAAAAGATGGTTTAACAACTGACCAAATTATGGCTGTAGGTAAGCAAATTAAAGCTATACCAAATCTTAAGCATTTAGAGTTTGTTAATAAAGAGCAAGCTATGAAGGAATTCAAAGCACGCCTCGGTGATCAACAACAATTGGTAAATGCATTAGGTGATGTAAATCCATTGCCAAACTCTTATGTATTAACCTTTGATAACCCAAGTGATGTTAAGGCTACAGCTAAATTAGCCACTACATTCCAAGGTGTTGAAAGTACGCATTATGGTCAAGATATTGTAGAAGAACTATTCCGCATTACTCAAGTAATCAGAATTGGTGGTATTGTATTAATCGCATTCTTAGCAGCAGCTACATTATTCATCATTTCTAATACAATTCGCTTGACTGTATTCGCCCGTCGTAAAGAAATTGCCATCATGAAATATGTTGGTGCAACCAATGGTTTTATTCGTTGGCCATTCTTGATCGAAGGTATGTTATTGGGCTTAGTGGGGGCTGTAATTGCCGTACTTTGTGTAGGTGAGTTTTACCATTTCATTACCATGGAAGTTTCTGAGTCTTTAGCATTCTTCCCATTAGTACCAATGTTCCCATTCTTCTATGATGTGGCTATCTATATTCTAGGTGGCGGTATTATAGTCGGTGCTATTGGTAGTACGATTTCTTTAAAACAATACATGAAGGTGTAA
- a CDS encoding transketolase family protein: MGKATREAYGNALARIGKENTNIIVLDADLSKSTKTDTFKNVCPDRFFNVGIAEQNLISVGAGLAAAGKIPFVSSFAMFATGRAFEQIRNAVCYPKLNVKVCATHAGITVGEDGATHQSLEDISCMRTLPNMTVVVPADERETEAVVEWAASYEGPVYVRLGRAGVDDVTAEGYTFVPGKSTTLVDGSDVTIIACGALVGPAVEAAKTLAESNVSARVINMASIKPIDAEAIVKAATETGAIVTAEEHNIIGGLGSAVSEVVVANKPVPMEFVGVQDTFGESGTPKELMAKYGLTAKDIVEAVKRVITRK, translated from the coding sequence ATGGGTAAAGCAACACGTGAAGCATATGGTAATGCGTTAGCTCGCATTGGTAAAGAAAATACAAATATTATCGTATTAGATGCGGATTTATCTAAATCTACTAAAACTGATACATTTAAAAATGTCTGCCCTGATCGATTCTTTAATGTAGGTATTGCAGAACAAAACTTGATTTCTGTTGGTGCCGGACTTGCAGCAGCAGGCAAAATTCCATTTGTTTCTTCCTTTGCTATGTTTGCAACAGGTCGTGCATTTGAACAAATTCGGAATGCTGTATGTTATCCAAAATTGAATGTAAAAGTATGTGCTACTCATGCTGGTATTACTGTAGGTGAAGATGGTGCTACACATCAAAGCTTGGAAGATATTTCTTGTATGCGTACTTTACCTAATATGACTGTAGTAGTACCTGCAGATGAACGTGAAACAGAAGCAGTAGTTGAATGGGCTGCATCTTATGAAGGTCCTGTATATGTTCGTTTAGGCCGTGCTGGAGTAGATGATGTTACAGCTGAAGGTTATACATTCGTACCTGGTAAATCTACTACATTGGTAGATGGTTCTGATGTAACTATCATTGCTTGTGGTGCCTTGGTTGGCCCTGCTGTTGAGGCGGCTAAAACATTAGCTGAATCTAATGTGTCTGCCCGCGTTATCAATATGGCTTCTATTAAGCCTATCGATGCAGAGGCAATTGTAAAAGCAGCTACTGAAACAGGTGCTATTGTAACAGCAGAAGAACATAATATCATTGGTGGTCTTGGTTCTGCTGTGTCTGAAGTTGTTGTGGCTAATAAGCCTGTTCCTATGGAATTCGTTGGTGTACAAGATACATTTGGGGAGAGTGGTACGCCAAAAGAATTGATGGCTAAATATGGTTTGACAGCAAAAGACATAGTAGAAGCAGTAAAACGTGTAATCACTCGTAAATAA
- a CDS encoding LmeA family phospholipid-binding protein: MKKFLLFLLVLIIALAAATQFLLPSYISSRIEKQLNDSLKPSSQTVNVESQPGFKLLYGEADHVYGSLDDVKLGKLNFANFNYDATQILVNPISLLASQEIDVVSVGSSSIEGTVTNEDLAKFLSTQAGSEIQDVKVNINKDNISLTGNMNVGMVFKGSVKLDGNLELKDNTLLFAPKKFTINGATIPGLTSNVLEATEVYNFNNFPIPVKAESLTVDNGEIHIKVKPVLN, encoded by the coding sequence ATGAAAAAGTTTTTACTATTCCTATTAGTGCTGATTATTGCTTTAGCAGCAGCAACTCAATTTTTATTACCTTCTTATATTAGTTCCCGTATTGAAAAACAGTTAAATGATTCACTAAAACCATCTTCTCAAACAGTAAATGTTGAGTCTCAACCAGGATTTAAATTACTCTATGGTGAAGCTGATCATGTATATGGTTCTTTAGATGATGTAAAACTTGGTAAATTAAACTTTGCAAACTTCAATTATGATGCAACACAAATTCTTGTAAATCCAATTTCATTATTGGCTAGCCAAGAAATTGATGTAGTAAGTGTAGGTAGTTCTAGTATCGAAGGTACTGTGACTAATGAAGATTTGGCTAAATTCTTAAGTACTCAAGCTGGTAGTGAAATTCAAGATGTAAAAGTAAACATCAATAAAGATAACATCAGCTTAACTGGTAATATGAATGTTGGCATGGTATTTAAAGGTTCTGTTAAATTAGATGGCAACTTAGAATTAAAAGATAATACTTTACTATTCGCACCTAAAAAGTTCACCATTAATGGTGCTACTATCCCAGGTTTGACATCTAATGTATTAGAGGCTACAGAAGTTTATAACTTTAATAACTTCCCAATTCCTGTGAAAGCTGAAAGCTTAACTGTTGATAATGGTGAAATTCACATCAAAGTTAAACCTGTACTTAACTAG
- the obgE gene encoding GTPase ObgE, translating to MFIDRARVFVKAGDGGDGMSSFRREKYVPNGGPSGGDGGKGADVIFKADKNINTLVDFRYKRQFKAPAGGNGESSNKHGRGSEPLIIPVPLGTVIKEEETGKIFCDLVNDGDTFVIAKGGRGGRGNARFQTSANRAPTFAEKGEPGEEFWLQLELKVLADVGLLGYPSVGKSSILRKVSKAQPEVAAYHFTTLTPVLGVVTISGDRSFVLADIPGLIEGASEGVGLGHNFLRHVERTNILIHVLDVSGMEGRDPKVDFDAINEELRKYSEKLANKKQIVALNKIDMVFDDTTIPDTKKYFEDKGYEVFLINALSGEGLPELMERAYYYVENYEPEPEATDDTVVYEAKPDVEFVITRGDDAAFYITGKRIERLVAMTNLSDDQSLRRFQRIWRFMELDAKLKEKGCKDGDEVVIGDQRFTFQE from the coding sequence ATGTTTATAGATAGAGCGCGTGTCTTTGTTAAGGCCGGTGACGGTGGGGACGGCATGTCTAGTTTCCGCCGTGAGAAATACGTGCCAAATGGCGGCCCTAGTGGCGGCGATGGTGGTAAAGGGGCAGACGTTATATTTAAAGCGGACAAGAATATTAATACTCTTGTAGACTTTAGATATAAACGTCAGTTTAAGGCACCTGCTGGTGGTAATGGTGAAAGCTCCAACAAGCATGGTCGCGGTTCTGAGCCACTCATTATTCCAGTTCCGTTGGGTACTGTAATTAAAGAAGAAGAAACAGGTAAAATTTTCTGTGACCTCGTTAACGACGGCGATACTTTTGTTATTGCTAAAGGTGGTCGTGGTGGCCGTGGTAATGCACGCTTCCAAACAAGTGCTAACCGTGCACCTACATTCGCAGAAAAGGGTGAACCTGGTGAAGAGTTCTGGTTGCAACTAGAGCTTAAAGTATTGGCAGATGTTGGTTTATTAGGCTATCCATCTGTTGGTAAGTCTAGTATTTTACGTAAGGTCTCTAAAGCTCAACCAGAGGTAGCTGCTTACCACTTTACTACATTGACACCTGTACTTGGGGTAGTAACCATCTCTGGTGACCGTAGTTTTGTATTAGCCGATATTCCTGGTCTTATTGAAGGGGCTAGCGAAGGTGTTGGCCTAGGACATAACTTCTTGCGTCACGTAGAACGGACTAATATTTTAATTCACGTCCTTGATGTATCTGGTATGGAAGGACGCGATCCAAAGGTTGATTTTGATGCTATTAATGAAGAACTTCGTAAATATTCTGAAAAATTAGCCAATAAAAAACAAATTGTTGCACTCAATAAGATTGATATGGTCTTTGATGATACAACAATTCCTGATACAAAAAAATATTTTGAAGATAAAGGATATGAAGTATTCCTTATCAATGCATTAAGTGGTGAAGGTTTACCAGAGCTTATGGAACGAGCTTACTACTATGTAGAAAATTATGAGCCAGAACCGGAAGCAACTGATGATACAGTAGTATACGAAGCAAAACCTGATGTGGAATTCGTTATTACACGTGGTGATGATGCTGCATTCTATATTACAGGTAAACGTATTGAACGCTTAGTGGCAATGACAAACTTAAGTGATGATCAATCTCTTCGTAGATTCCAACGCATTTGGCGTTTTATGGAGCTCGATGCTAAATTGAAGGAAAAAGGTTGTAAAGACGGTGATGAAGTTGTAATTGGCGATCAACGCTTTACATTCCAAGAGTAG
- a CDS encoding murein hydrolase activator EnvC family protein translates to MFMKYNTIKSRLVATILTGIVVLGTPLYIAAEDEDLTNQLDSIQQQVNQQNSIKADAETVIVSVSEQLRQIEEQLRQAQQQLESIQQQRVAVENDITVNEKLLAEAQKRLEGRESVFYKRVRDIYINGRLSYLDVVIGSKDFSDFANRLEILKRIIDSDIKLIDEIKKERAEIAARKQALEQSRAKLVELEKAAVAKQAEIEQKKKEREVVLQKAQNDRATAMQAVEELNASSAQITALLKARQAERAAARAAAEAAAAAAAQQSAPSYSWVQGSGQLGWPVSGEITSPYGYRTHPIWGTTIYHSGIDIGVDEGTPVHAADGGTVVWSGWMGGYGYAVVIDHGNGMSTLYGHNSELAVSEGQDVSKGQVIAYAGSTGNSTGPHVHFEVRISGDPVDPMGYL, encoded by the coding sequence ATGTTTATGAAATACAACACAATCAAATCTCGTCTTGTAGCAACAATTTTAACAGGTATAGTAGTACTGGGAACACCACTATACATTGCTGCGGAAGATGAGGATTTAACGAATCAATTAGATTCAATTCAACAACAAGTTAATCAACAAAACTCTATCAAAGCTGATGCAGAAACTGTTATTGTAAGTGTATCTGAACAGTTGCGACAAATTGAAGAGCAATTACGTCAGGCCCAACAACAGTTAGAATCTATTCAACAGCAACGTGTAGCCGTTGAAAATGATATTACTGTTAATGAAAAGTTACTCGCAGAAGCACAAAAGCGCTTAGAAGGACGAGAATCCGTATTTTATAAGCGTGTACGAGATATTTATATCAATGGACGTCTAAGTTATTTAGATGTTGTCATTGGCTCTAAAGATTTTAGCGATTTTGCAAATCGATTAGAAATCTTAAAACGCATCATTGATTCTGACATCAAGTTAATCGATGAAATTAAAAAAGAACGTGCTGAAATTGCGGCACGTAAACAGGCTCTTGAGCAATCTCGAGCTAAGCTAGTAGAGCTTGAAAAAGCTGCTGTAGCAAAACAAGCTGAAATTGAACAAAAGAAAAAAGAACGGGAGGTAGTTCTTCAGAAGGCACAAAATGATCGTGCTACTGCAATGCAAGCAGTGGAAGAACTTAATGCTTCTTCCGCTCAAATTACAGCATTATTGAAAGCTCGCCAAGCTGAACGTGCGGCAGCTCGTGCAGCTGCAGAAGCAGCAGCGGCAGCTGCGGCTCAACAGTCTGCACCAAGCTACTCTTGGGTTCAAGGATCTGGTCAACTTGGTTGGCCTGTAAGTGGTGAAATTACTTCTCCTTATGGCTATCGTACACATCCAATTTGGGGTACAACTATCTACCATTCCGGTATTGATATTGGTGTTGATGAAGGTACACCAGTTCATGCTGCTGATGGAGGTACTGTTGTTTGGTCTGGTTGGATGGGTGGCTATGGTTACGCTGTAGTTATCGACCATGGTAATGGTATGTCCACCCTTTATGGCCATAATTCTGAGCTTGCTGTCTCTGAAGGACAAGATGTATCTAAAGGTCAAGTTATTGCCTATGCTGGTAGCACTGGTAATAGTACTGGGCCACACGTACATTTTGAAGTTCGTATAAGTGGGGATCCTGTTGATCCTATGGGATATTTATAA